In Candidatus Paceibacterota bacterium, one genomic interval encodes:
- a CDS encoding glycerophosphodiester phosphodiesterase family protein, translating into MKKLMLTAGVACACACAALGAPKTLAVRLAEPKPFLIAHRGYQPDAPENSIPSFTRAGELGYSAIETDVRLTKDGKLICSHDASLKRMFGVDLVVEKTDFAELRKQVMNKGKMVGAYPADKLHPPTFDEYLDLCANYDCVPFIETKGPVTVVKPVLDVLEKRGLLEVAVLSAVPIEHIREARKLNKRIFVHHIFSKPELLDEIAAMGNSGLSWDYAHPSMAPKELLERTHAKGVKYCLRGADTPEVFAQQKALGCDYFPANVTKPDSMAFPDEQWARMEPKEAGFVDPAAIEEIGKLMEKAKANGVLIRNGRLIAEWANGGPTDRQFEAQSITKSFASLVLGLALDDKLVPSLDAKVKDLFPAFAGGSHTKEITFRHLATMTSGIKPTRYQLDFPNETAPGERLNYHADQPAHLTRALTYLYERPLYDVLKERILEPIGAKASWPYDKAPWSPVETRTQDKVPVNAGFAFLHISAGDLARVGHLYLNKGKWKDRQLISEAYFAECWKPILQRDPRKAHQADQYGLYWWQLRPGVWYMSGTWGQFCLVWPEQGIVIAKVNKASSSVVGTRPVFERLHRAATGKEFVPAETTKPSL; encoded by the coding sequence ATGAAGAAGCTGATGCTGACGGCGGGAGTGGCGTGTGCGTGTGCGTGCGCTGCGCTGGGCGCGCCAAAGACGCTCGCCGTACGGCTCGCGGAGCCGAAGCCGTTCCTGATCGCGCACAGAGGCTACCAGCCAGACGCTCCGGAGAACTCGATCCCCTCATTCACACGGGCGGGCGAACTGGGGTATTCGGCGATCGAGACGGACGTTCGCCTGACGAAGGACGGGAAGCTCATATGCTCGCACGATGCGTCCCTGAAGCGGATGTTCGGCGTGGACCTTGTGGTGGAGAAGACGGACTTCGCCGAACTCCGCAAACAGGTGATGAACAAGGGGAAGATGGTGGGGGCGTATCCGGCCGACAAGCTGCATCCGCCTACCTTCGATGAGTATCTCGACCTCTGCGCCAACTACGACTGCGTGCCCTTCATTGAGACGAAGGGACCCGTGACGGTGGTGAAACCCGTCCTGGACGTGCTGGAGAAGCGCGGCCTCCTCGAAGTCGCCGTCTTGTCCGCGGTCCCCATCGAGCATATCCGCGAGGCCCGCAAGCTCAACAAACGCATCTTCGTGCACCACATCTTCTCCAAACCGGAACTGTTGGACGAAATCGCGGCGATGGGCAATTCAGGACTCTCCTGGGATTACGCACATCCGTCCATGGCACCGAAGGAGCTTCTCGAACGAACGCACGCGAAAGGCGTGAAGTACTGCCTGCGCGGCGCGGACACGCCGGAGGTTTTCGCGCAGCAGAAGGCGCTTGGCTGCGATTATTTCCCTGCTAACGTGACGAAACCGGATTCCATGGCCTTCCCGGATGAGCAGTGGGCCCGGATGGAACCCAAAGAAGCCGGCTTTGTGGATCCTGCGGCGATTGAGGAAATCGGCAAGCTCATGGAAAAAGCCAAGGCGAACGGTGTGCTGATCCGCAACGGTCGTTTGATCGCCGAATGGGCAAATGGCGGACCGACAGACCGGCAGTTTGAAGCCCAGTCCATCACCAAGAGCTTTGCATCACTTGTGCTGGGCCTGGCGCTGGATGACAAGCTTGTTCCGTCACTCGACGCGAAGGTGAAGGATCTCTTCCCGGCGTTTGCAGGAGGAAGCCATACCAAGGAAATTACCTTTCGCCACCTGGCCACCATGACCTCCGGAATCAAACCCACCCGCTACCAGCTTGATTTTCCGAACGAGACCGCCCCGGGCGAGCGGTTGAATTATCACGCCGATCAACCGGCGCACCTGACTCGCGCGCTCACGTATCTTTATGAGCGGCCGCTCTATGATGTGCTGAAAGAGCGAATCCTGGAACCGATCGGCGCCAAGGCATCCTGGCCCTACGACAAAGCGCCATGGTCGCCTGTGGAAACCCGGACGCAAGACAAAGTCCCGGTGAATGCGGGGTTCGCCTTCCTGCACATCAGCGCCGGGGATCTGGCTCGTGTAGGGCACCTTTACCTGAACAAAGGGAAGTGGAAGGACCGGCAGCTGATTTCAGAAGCCTACTTTGCGGAGTGCTGGAAGCCGATTTTGCAGAGGGATCCGCGCAAGGCTCACCAGGCGGACCAGTATGGTCTGTACTGGTGGCAGTTGAGACCAGGGGTTTGGTACATGTCCGGCACATGGGGGCAATTCTGCTTGGTCTGGCCGGAGCAGGGCATTGTGATCGCAAAAGTCAACAAAGCCTCATCGTCTGTGGTGGGCACCCGCCCCGTTTTTGAGCGGCTGCACCGCGCCGCAACCGGCAAGGAGTTTGTGCCGGCAGAGACAACGAAGCCCTCCTTGTGA
- a CDS encoding nucleoside hydrolase, which produces MTNELTRRSFLGTTATALIAAPALAERVKCSAWLRRRCRGFWLVLVFILGLCLFGGATHAAPIPVILDTDIGDDIDDTWALAMLLGMPQLDLKLVVTDYGNTPERTRLVAKILQRAGRADIPIGTGLKTGNDPLTQKHWVGDFDLDTYPGKIHEDGVAALIDTIRAQPGMITLITIGPVPNIKEALRRDPGIAAKARIVCTGGRIYKGFENGGKPLGDWNVRADATSWQAMVAAPWTITTSPLDASEELVLRGESYAKVAASEHPLARIVIENYDLWSHRRNYPRETSSILFDTAAVYLAYSEEYARIETRKLTVDDKGQTLMTPDGKAVRCQLGWKDRKAFDAFLVQTLTESQRAKRYAKPELVRDVMNGKRHEARVSWWGFDAQDSTVYLQEAINSKVRKLIIDRQLSAWVTRPLKGVSHQEIVLEAGTEVVALKGAYQAKGDCLLTFQECEQVIIRGTKKDRGKSAGIRMHKEDYQSGAYQKSEWRHGLAFLGCKDVRVQHLRIEKTGGDGIYLGTTPGKTANRNVVIRRVDCNANHRQGISVISAENLLIEDCLLRNTAGTAPEAGIDFEPNGPGESLVNCVMRRCLATNNAGTGFQVCPQSLSSRSKPLSIELANCTSRGNKQHAIHLCSAPKDPPGGRLRITRFVAENDGMAGLAVQFNPSDAVRIEMEDSVIRDCAQKDSFFRPIYVQGLDLDDRPAGNIHFRNVVVKDDVDRSFFKVRVRNSGGVKDINGNITLMRKGHRERIQINGGWLEKARTAEQPTAANGG; this is translated from the coding sequence ATGACTAATGAACTGACTCGCCGTTCGTTTTTGGGAACCACTGCCACCGCTCTCATTGCCGCTCCCGCCCTGGCCGAAAGAGTAAAGTGCAGCGCCTGGCTTCGGCGGAGGTGCCGGGGATTTTGGCTGGTCCTGGTCTTCATTTTGGGGCTCTGCCTTTTCGGCGGCGCGACACACGCAGCGCCCATACCTGTCATTCTGGACACGGACATTGGCGATGACATCGATGACACCTGGGCCCTGGCCATGCTGCTAGGCATGCCTCAACTGGACCTGAAGCTGGTCGTCACCGACTACGGCAACACCCCCGAGCGAACCCGGCTCGTGGCGAAAATCCTCCAACGCGCCGGCCGCGCAGATATTCCGATTGGAACGGGGCTCAAGACCGGAAACGATCCCCTGACACAAAAGCATTGGGTGGGCGATTTCGATTTGGACACATACCCCGGCAAGATCCATGAGGACGGCGTTGCGGCGCTGATTGACACGATCCGTGCGCAGCCGGGCATGATCACCCTCATCACCATCGGCCCGGTTCCCAATATTAAGGAGGCGCTCCGCCGGGACCCTGGCATCGCGGCCAAAGCCCGTATCGTCTGCACCGGCGGCAGGATCTACAAAGGGTTTGAGAACGGCGGGAAGCCTCTAGGGGACTGGAACGTCCGGGCTGACGCCACCTCCTGGCAGGCGATGGTCGCCGCGCCCTGGACGATCACCACCTCGCCACTGGACGCCTCCGAAGAACTGGTGCTACGAGGCGAGTCTTACGCGAAAGTGGCGGCTTCGGAACATCCGCTCGCCCGAATCGTCATCGAGAACTACGATCTGTGGAGCCATCGGCGTAATTACCCTCGGGAAACCAGCAGCATCCTTTTCGACACCGCGGCGGTGTATCTGGCCTATTCCGAGGAATACGCTCGGATCGAGACCCGGAAACTCACCGTGGACGACAAGGGCCAAACGCTCATGACGCCGGACGGCAAAGCGGTGCGCTGCCAACTCGGCTGGAAAGACCGCAAGGCGTTCGACGCGTTCCTGGTGCAGACGCTCACGGAATCCCAGAGGGCGAAGCGGTATGCCAAACCGGAACTGGTCCGGGACGTGATGAACGGGAAGCGGCACGAAGCCCGCGTGTCTTGGTGGGGATTCGATGCGCAGGATTCCACGGTATATCTGCAAGAGGCGATCAACTCGAAGGTCAGGAAGCTGATCATTGACCGGCAACTCTCCGCTTGGGTGACCAGGCCGCTCAAAGGCGTGAGCCACCAGGAGATCGTTTTGGAGGCGGGGACAGAAGTGGTGGCCTTGAAGGGCGCTTATCAGGCGAAGGGGGACTGTCTGCTGACGTTCCAGGAATGCGAACAAGTGATTATCCGTGGCACCAAGAAGGATCGCGGCAAGTCGGCAGGCATCCGGATGCACAAAGAGGACTATCAGTCCGGCGCTTATCAGAAATCGGAGTGGCGGCATGGTTTGGCATTTCTGGGATGCAAGGACGTGAGGGTGCAGCATCTGAGGATTGAGAAAACGGGAGGCGACGGCATCTACCTGGGTACAACGCCGGGGAAGACCGCGAATCGGAACGTGGTGATCCGGCGGGTGGACTGCAATGCCAACCACCGTCAAGGAATCAGCGTCATCAGTGCGGAAAATCTGTTGATCGAGGATTGTCTTTTGCGGAACACTGCGGGCACCGCTCCGGAGGCGGGAATTGATTTTGAGCCGAACGGACCCGGGGAATCACTGGTGAATTGCGTCATGCGCCGCTGTCTTGCGACCAACAATGCGGGAACTGGCTTCCAGGTGTGCCCCCAATCCTTAAGCAGCCGATCGAAGCCCCTTTCGATCGAGTTGGCCAACTGCACCTCCCGCGGCAACAAGCAACATGCGATTCACCTGTGCAGCGCGCCAAAGGATCCGCCTGGGGGACGACTGCGGATCACGCGCTTTGTCGCAGAGAACGACGGCATGGCCGGACTCGCCGTGCAGTTCAATCCCTCGGATGCGGTGCGCATCGAAATGGAGGATTCAGTGATTCGTGACTGCGCGCAGAAAGATTCGTTCTTTAGGCCGATTTACGTGCAGGGCCTCGATTTGGATGATCGTCCTGCTGGAAATATCCATTTCAGGAACGTCGTGGTGAAAGATGATGTCGATCGCTCGTTTTTCAAAGTCCGCGTCCGGAACAGCGGCGGAGTGAAAGACATCAACGGGAATATCACCCTTATGCGCAAAGGACATCGGGAGAGAATTCAGATTAATGGGGGCTGGTTGGAGAAAGCGCGGACCGCGGAACAGCCAACCGCTGCCAATGGCGGGTGA
- a CDS encoding ATP-binding protein, translating into MVTLEASKLFSQLSPAELGALRQVARERTFAAGQEMFKEGDDGDGLYVVRDGLVEISGVLEHRERLVYHQIGPGDVFGEMAVIENKPRSACATAKVETAVYFIPGAEVLALAQRSPTLALALLREISHRLREFNRLYLREVLQAERLAVIGRFARSIVHDLKNPLNIIGLTAEMAGMEGATPEMRQLAPARIRKQVERISELINEILDFTQSSQSDFVLAPGDYGAFVAQLLEELRPEAGLKSVTLELESPPPSVELFLHPKRLRRVFYNLVHNATDAMPEGGRIVLRFRVTEKEVVTEIEDGGKGIAPEIAGQLFELFATHGKAHGTGLGLSICRRIIEDHDGWISARNQPGRGAVFSFGLPRRPNKKEAA; encoded by the coding sequence GTGGTCACTCTCGAAGCCAGCAAGCTGTTCAGTCAGCTCAGTCCCGCTGAGCTGGGCGCGCTGCGCCAGGTCGCCCGCGAGCGGACCTTTGCCGCCGGTCAGGAGATGTTTAAGGAGGGCGACGACGGAGACGGTCTCTACGTGGTGCGAGATGGCCTGGTGGAAATTTCAGGTGTGTTGGAGCACCGGGAACGACTGGTATATCACCAGATCGGGCCCGGGGACGTTTTCGGCGAAATGGCGGTGATCGAGAATAAACCTCGTTCGGCCTGCGCGACGGCCAAGGTGGAGACTGCGGTTTACTTCATTCCCGGCGCGGAGGTGCTGGCGCTGGCCCAACGCTCGCCCACGCTGGCGCTGGCGCTGCTGCGGGAGATCAGTCATCGGCTGCGCGAGTTCAACCGGCTATACCTGCGTGAGGTGCTGCAGGCGGAGCGCCTGGCGGTCATTGGCCGCTTCGCGCGGTCCATTGTCCATGACTTGAAGAACCCGCTCAATATTATCGGCCTGACGGCGGAGATGGCCGGGATGGAAGGGGCCACGCCCGAGATGCGGCAGTTGGCGCCGGCGCGCATTCGCAAACAGGTCGAGCGCATCAGCGAGCTGATCAACGAGATTCTCGACTTCACCCAGAGCTCGCAATCGGACTTTGTGCTCGCGCCGGGCGATTACGGCGCCTTCGTGGCGCAGTTGCTGGAGGAGCTCCGGCCGGAAGCAGGACTCAAGTCGGTGACGCTGGAGTTGGAGAGCCCGCCGCCGTCCGTCGAGCTGTTTCTCCACCCGAAACGGCTGCGCCGCGTGTTCTACAATCTCGTCCACAATGCCACCGATGCGATGCCCGAAGGGGGCAGGATTGTCCTGCGCTTCCGCGTGACTGAGAAGGAAGTGGTTACCGAGATCGAGGACGGCGGAAAGGGTATTGCGCCAGAGATCGCGGGGCAGTTGTTCGAGTTGTTCGCGACGCATGGCAAGGCGCATGGCACCGGTCTGGGCCTTTCGATTTGCCGGCGCATCATTGAGGATCACGACGGCTGGATTTCGGCGCGCAACCAGCCGGGGCGCGGGGCAGTGTTTTCGTTCGGGTTGCCACGGCGCCCGAACAAGAAGGAAGCTGCATGA
- a CDS encoding MBL fold metallo-hydrolase: MRFTGQAGDSVGKPILPWEPGTLDIHQISTGRGNAGLYILPDGTTLVVDAGEMPAKTAAHTPDRPDATSLAGARIVRYIRHALAYEAQPALDYVILTHFHDDHMGGPSDKSPTASCNAYKLAGVTQVGESLKIRKLLDRGWPDYSYPKPLEDPATTNYRAFVKWQIANNGLKVERFVPGRNDQVVLLRNPKKYPTFRFRNVGANGEIWTGEGTSTRKHIPSLDTVPASLWPHENVNSISFRLSYGKFDYFNGGDIPGVLSNGQPSWYDIESPVAKAVGPVDAAILNHHGYLDTHNEFFVRTLRPRVWTLSVWDKHHPTPGVWDRLQSKELYPGPRDIFATDVHPGNRETIKGLEKLASDRGHIVLRVAPGGKSFRVVIVDDSSESCRVTRIFGPYRST; this comes from the coding sequence ATGAGATTCACGGGTCAGGCGGGGGATAGCGTCGGGAAGCCCATTCTCCCCTGGGAGCCTGGCACCTTGGACATCCACCAGATCAGCACCGGGCGCGGCAACGCTGGACTGTACATTCTGCCCGATGGCACCACGCTTGTGGTCGATGCCGGCGAAATGCCGGCAAAGACCGCCGCCCACACTCCCGATCGGCCAGACGCCACGAGTTTAGCCGGCGCGCGGATTGTGCGCTACATCCGCCACGCTCTGGCGTACGAAGCTCAACCTGCACTCGACTACGTGATTCTGACGCACTTCCACGATGACCATATGGGGGGCCCCTCGGACAAATCGCCAACCGCCAGCTGCAATGCTTATAAATTGGCTGGGGTGACTCAGGTGGGTGAGAGCCTGAAGATTCGCAAACTTCTGGATCGCGGTTGGCCCGATTACAGCTACCCTAAACCGCTGGAGGATCCCGCCACGACGAACTATCGCGCCTTCGTGAAATGGCAGATTGCGAACAACGGCCTCAAGGTCGAACGCTTTGTGCCGGGTCGCAACGACCAGGTGGTGCTGCTTCGTAATCCGAAGAAGTATCCCACATTCCGGTTCCGCAACGTGGGGGCGAATGGAGAAATCTGGACGGGAGAAGGCACCTCCACCCGCAAACATATTCCTTCATTAGACACGGTACCGGCTTCCCTCTGGCCGCATGAAAATGTGAACAGCATTTCTTTTCGCCTGAGCTACGGCAAATTTGACTATTTCAACGGGGGCGATATTCCCGGCGTGCTGTCCAACGGCCAGCCCTCCTGGTACGACATCGAGAGCCCCGTCGCCAAAGCTGTCGGCCCGGTTGATGCGGCCATCCTGAACCACCACGGCTACCTGGACACGCATAACGAGTTCTTTGTTCGCACTTTGCGTCCGCGTGTGTGGACCCTCTCCGTTTGGGACAAGCATCATCCCACGCCTGGTGTGTGGGACCGGCTGCAATCCAAGGAGCTTTATCCCGGGCCTCGTGACATCTTCGCCACGGACGTCCATCCCGGAAACCGGGAGACCATCAAAGGCCTTGAGAAACTCGCCAGCGACAGGGGCCACATTGTTTTGCGGGTTGCGCCCGGCGGCAAGAGCTTCCGCGTCGTGATCGTAGACGACTCCTCGGAAAGCTGCCGAGTGACGAGGATCTTCGGCCCGTATCGCTCAACGTGA
- the mutL gene encoding DNA mismatch repair endonuclease MutL has product MNRIRLLPEQVANQIAAGEVIERPASVVKELVENALDAQAARVTVEIQAGGRSLVRVADDGLGMSRDDALLCLERHATSKIRRAEDLAAVATMGFRGEALPSIASVSRFTLTTRERAGDSPEGTQIVISGGKIVEVKAAGTAPGTTVEVRQLFFNLPARRKFLRTEETESAHIQHYLTLAALAYPEVAFNFQRDGRLVWQLPPVKTSSDAASRLGALRERLRALYGSEQKLLTVDYSTELTSLEEFEAEPSPPSTLNPQPATVVRLWGFIGAPGVSRSTREDQHLFVNRRPVENRGLNFALLEGYHTALMKGRYPVACLFLEIDPAGVDVNIHPAKREVKFHREAEVRRLVAQAIRQTLLAFHTGPAESAGPKAAAQVPPAASISPAAVPLAPPVEQSALPNFPAALTPGPAQPPQPAPQQPALRMGFSPTPAPALPPAVSPAPAPAGPVPLLAVPLRLVGVIGRLYVVLESDRGLVLLDQHAAHERILFEQMLARLERHDQAPSQRLLLPETVELSARDASFLREQLPVLTRLGVGLSDFGERTFLLDALPPFVKVPDARRFVVELVDELKAAGRDLNTLRLGEHTVAKTVCRHAVKANDPLAGRELENLVEDLRHCAMPYTCPHGRPTLIEMSFRELEKKFGRTQ; this is encoded by the coding sequence ATGAATCGCATCCGCCTGCTGCCGGAGCAAGTGGCCAATCAAATCGCCGCTGGCGAGGTGATTGAGCGACCGGCCAGCGTGGTGAAGGAGCTGGTCGAGAACGCGCTGGATGCGCAGGCCGCGCGTGTGACGGTGGAAATCCAGGCGGGCGGGCGCAGCCTCGTGCGGGTGGCGGACGACGGTCTGGGCATGAGCCGCGACGACGCGCTGCTTTGCCTGGAACGGCACGCCACGAGCAAGATCCGGCGCGCCGAGGACCTCGCGGCGGTTGCCACCATGGGGTTCCGCGGCGAAGCGCTGCCGAGCATCGCCAGCGTGAGCCGGTTCACGCTCACCACGCGGGAACGGGCGGGCGACTCGCCCGAGGGCACGCAAATTGTCATCAGCGGCGGCAAGATTGTGGAGGTGAAGGCCGCAGGCACGGCGCCCGGAACCACGGTGGAGGTGCGCCAGCTCTTCTTCAACCTGCCCGCGCGCCGGAAGTTCCTGCGCACGGAGGAAACGGAGTCCGCCCACATCCAGCATTACCTGACGCTGGCGGCGCTGGCTTACCCGGAAGTCGCGTTCAACTTTCAGCGAGATGGCCGCCTGGTCTGGCAATTGCCCCCCGTGAAGACCAGCAGCGATGCCGCCTCCCGGCTGGGGGCTTTGCGGGAGCGACTCCGGGCGCTCTACGGCAGCGAACAAAAGCTGCTGACCGTGGACTATTCGACGGAGCTGACGTCCTTGGAAGAGTTCGAGGCCGAACCGTCGCCACCCTCAACGCTCAATCCTCAACCCGCAACCGTAGTGCGCCTCTGGGGTTTCATCGGCGCGCCAGGGGTGTCCCGTTCCACCCGGGAGGACCAGCACCTGTTCGTCAACCGGCGGCCGGTGGAGAATCGCGGCCTGAACTTCGCGCTGCTCGAAGGTTACCATACGGCGCTCATGAAGGGGCGCTACCCGGTGGCCTGTCTCTTCCTGGAAATTGACCCGGCGGGCGTGGACGTGAACATCCATCCGGCCAAGCGCGAGGTGAAGTTCCATCGGGAGGCCGAGGTGCGCCGGTTGGTGGCGCAAGCGATCCGGCAGACGTTGCTGGCGTTTCACACCGGTCCCGCGGAATCCGCCGGCCCGAAAGCCGCGGCGCAAGTTCCGCCGGCTGCCAGCATCTCGCCGGCCGCAGTGCCCCTGGCGCCGCCTGTCGAGCAGTCTGCGCTGCCGAACTTCCCGGCGGCCCTGACGCCCGGCCCCGCGCAACCTCCGCAGCCCGCCCCCCAGCAGCCGGCCCTGCGCATGGGCTTCAGCCCGACGCCAGCCCCTGCCTTGCCTCCCGCCGTTTCCCCAGCCCCGGCGCCGGCCGGGCCAGTCCCCCTGCTCGCAGTGCCGCTGCGGTTGGTGGGCGTGATCGGCAGGCTCTACGTGGTTTTGGAATCTGACCGGGGACTGGTGCTGCTCGACCAGCACGCGGCGCACGAGCGGATTCTGTTCGAGCAGATGCTCGCCCGGCTGGAACGGCACGACCAGGCGCCCTCGCAAAGACTCCTGCTGCCGGAGACAGTGGAGTTATCGGCGCGGGATGCCAGCTTCCTGCGCGAGCAACTGCCGGTGCTTACGCGGCTGGGGGTGGGATTGAGCGATTTCGGCGAACGCACCTTTCTTCTCGATGCTCTGCCCCCGTTTGTGAAGGTGCCGGACGCGCGCCGATTCGTGGTCGAACTGGTGGACGAGTTGAAGGCCGCCGGCCGGGATCTCAATACCCTGCGGCTCGGCGAGCACACGGTGGCCAAGACTGTCTGCCGTCATGCCGTGAAAGCGAACGACCCCCTCGCCGGGCGGGAATTGGAGAACCTGGTTGAAGACCTGCGCCACTGCGCGATGCCTTACACCTGCCCGCACGGGCGGCCAACACTCATTGAGATGAGTTTTCGCGAGCTGGAAAAGAAGTTCGGCCGGACGCAGTAG
- a CDS encoding FAD-dependent oxidoreductase, protein MGSRLKAEGTTIVPPPEKAFEPDTPKPFKPGKKTRPGKLPVVEHERDVCVVGGGMGGLLTAISAARHGAKVALMQDRPVLGGNASSEIRMWICGAGTRVRNLQETGIMEEIALENMHRNPSRNWSIWDALLYEKARFEPNIDLILNCACNEVEMDGDRLAAVTGFQLTTYQKHVVRAKIFVDCSGDSILASLTGAAYRVGREAKSEFGEEFGLEKADRRTMGMSLLIQARETDHKIEFTPPSWAYDFPDDDTMNHKPHECLLKPNTNFYWIELGGDTDTIGDTEKVRDELLKIAFGVWDHMKNHGEHGADNWELEWLGFLPGKRESRRYVGDYTMTQKDVENGGTKFEDTVAYGGWQIDNHLPGGFWLKSQGGAHLQKRRLSEPYAIPYRSLYSRDVDNLMFAGRNLSATHTAFASARVMGTIGLMGQAVGTAAALAVEKAVNPRGIYTDKTLLRELQRQLMDDDCFLPGFKREISPLSRQAKLTCEYGDCSDLLNGVDRRIWGKDNGYFGKTNQAIVYTFDKPTLVNGFRLVVDSDLDREQMDGNPDLLTIPMPLIRGLGYKNTSFGFPRTVLKSFRIETKDVHGVWQQAYETKDNHQRLIRGKIGRECVAVRLVPLSTWGSERLNNTYDSAVAHIFAFEVV, encoded by the coding sequence ATGGGCTCGAGGCTGAAGGCAGAGGGGACGACCATCGTGCCGCCGCCTGAGAAGGCGTTCGAACCCGATACGCCCAAGCCGTTCAAACCGGGGAAGAAGACGCGTCCCGGCAAGCTGCCGGTGGTGGAACACGAGCGGGACGTGTGCGTGGTGGGCGGTGGTATGGGCGGCCTGCTGACGGCGATCTCCGCAGCGCGCCACGGCGCGAAGGTCGCGCTGATGCAGGACCGTCCGGTCCTGGGTGGCAACGCGTCAAGCGAGATCCGCATGTGGATCTGCGGCGCGGGAACGCGTGTGCGCAACCTCCAGGAGACTGGGATCATGGAGGAGATCGCCCTTGAAAACATGCACCGCAACCCGTCGCGCAACTGGTCCATCTGGGACGCGCTCCTTTACGAAAAGGCCCGGTTTGAGCCGAACATCGACCTGATCCTCAACTGTGCCTGCAACGAGGTGGAGATGGACGGCGACCGCCTTGCCGCCGTGACCGGCTTCCAGTTGACCACGTATCAGAAGCACGTGGTGCGGGCGAAGATTTTCGTGGACTGTTCGGGCGACTCGATTCTCGCGTCGCTCACGGGCGCCGCGTACCGTGTGGGCCGCGAGGCGAAGAGCGAGTTCGGCGAGGAGTTCGGCCTTGAGAAGGCAGACCGCCGCACAATGGGGATGAGCCTGCTCATACAAGCGCGTGAGACGGACCACAAGATCGAGTTCACGCCGCCGTCCTGGGCCTACGACTTCCCGGACGACGACACGATGAACCACAAGCCACACGAGTGCCTCCTCAAACCCAACACGAATTTCTACTGGATCGAACTGGGCGGCGACACGGACACCATCGGCGACACGGAGAAGGTCCGCGACGAGCTTCTCAAGATCGCCTTCGGCGTTTGGGACCACATGAAGAACCACGGCGAACATGGCGCGGACAACTGGGAGTTGGAATGGCTCGGCTTCCTGCCCGGCAAACGCGAAAGTCGCCGTTACGTGGGCGACTACACGATGACCCAGAAGGACGTGGAGAACGGCGGTACAAAGTTCGAGGACACCGTCGCCTACGGCGGCTGGCAGATCGACAACCACCTGCCCGGCGGCTTCTGGTTGAAGTCCCAGGGCGGCGCGCATCTCCAGAAGCGCCGCCTCTCGGAACCCTATGCGATTCCGTATCGTTCGCTGTATTCGCGCGATGTGGACAACCTCATGTTCGCGGGACGCAATCTCTCCGCCACGCACACCGCGTTCGCGTCCGCCCGCGTGATGGGCACGATCGGCCTCATGGGCCAGGCCGTCGGCACGGCCGCCGCGCTTGCGGTGGAAAAGGCCGTGAATCCGCGCGGAATCTACACGGACAAGACGCTCCTCAGGGAACTTCAGCGGCAGCTGATGGATGACGACTGTTTCCTGCCCGGCTTCAAGCGCGAGATCTCGCCGCTTTCGCGCCAGGCGAAACTCACCTGCGAATACGGCGACTGCTCGGACCTCCTCAACGGCGTGGATCGCCGCATCTGGGGAAAGGACAATGGCTATTTCGGCAAGACGAACCAGGCGATCGTTTACACGTTCGACAAGCCCACGCTGGTGAACGGGTTCCGGCTGGTGGTGGATTCCGACCTTGACCGCGAGCAGATGGACGGCAATCCGGACCTGCTTACGATCCCGATGCCGCTCATCCGCGGTCTCGGGTACAAAAACACGTCGTTCGGTTTTCCGCGCACGGTGCTGAAGAGCTTCCGCATCGAGACGAAGGACGTGCACGGCGTCTGGCAGCAGGCCTACGAGACGAAAGACAATCACCAGCGGCTCATCCGTGGAAAGATCGGCCGCGAGTGCGTGGCCGTCCGCCTCGTGCCGTTATCCACCTGGGGCAGCGAGCGCCTGAACAACACCTACGACAGCGCGGTCGCGCACATCTTCGCGTTCGAAGTGGTTTAA